A window of Candidatus Aegiribacteria sp. contains these coding sequences:
- a CDS encoding AAA family ATPase: MKRSLESVVLKAVSEFPAVVVTGPRQSGKTTILKHLFKETYRYISLELPDIRSSALEDPRSFLSLYKPPVIMDEFFLLSA, translated from the coding sequence ATAAAGCGTTCCCTTGAGTCGGTGGTACTAAAAGCCGTATCGGAGTTTCCTGCTGTTGTGGTTACCGGGCCCAGGCAGTCAGGCAAAACAACAATACTGAAACATCTTTTCAAAGAAACTTACAGGTACATCTCACTCGAGCTTCCTGACATCAGGTCATCAGCCCTGGAAGATCCGAGGTCATTCCTCAGCCTCTATAAACCTCCGGTTATCATGGATGAATTCTTTTTATTATCTGCTTAA